In the genome of Paracoccus tegillarcae, one region contains:
- a CDS encoding ureidoglycolate lyase, whose amino-acid sequence MKLLRYGPAGSEKPGLLDDQGQVRDLSGHVDDIAGDVLTPEGLAKLAAIDVSALPVVEGAPQDGLRLGACVGRVGKFVAIGLNYADHAAESGLPVPDEPVVFNKWVTCICGPDDDIVIPKGSKKTDWEVELGVVIGKGGNDIPQDSALDHVAGYCTVNDVSEREWQIEKGATWDKGKGFDTFGPIGPWMVTRDEIPDPQKLGLWLEVDGHRYQDGTTETMVFGVAELVAYCSRFMRLMPGDVITTGTPPGVGLGQKPQVFLRPGQTVRLGIDGLGEQTQRTTGG is encoded by the coding sequence ATGAAACTGTTGCGTTACGGCCCCGCCGGGTCGGAAAAGCCGGGTCTGCTGGACGATCAGGGTCAGGTCCGCGACCTGTCGGGCCATGTCGATGACATTGCAGGCGATGTGCTGACGCCCGAGGGTCTGGCCAAGCTGGCCGCAATCGACGTGAGCGCGCTGCCCGTGGTCGAGGGCGCGCCGCAGGACGGCCTGCGGCTTGGTGCCTGTGTCGGTCGCGTGGGCAAGTTTGTCGCCATCGGTCTGAACTATGCGGACCATGCCGCCGAAAGCGGCCTGCCGGTGCCTGACGAGCCTGTCGTGTTCAACAAATGGGTCACCTGCATCTGCGGTCCGGACGATGATATCGTCATCCCCAAGGGCTCGAAAAAGACCGACTGGGAGGTCGAACTGGGCGTCGTGATCGGCAAGGGCGGCAATGATATCCCTCAGGACAGCGCGCTGGATCATGTTGCCGGCTACTGCACCGTCAATGATGTCAGCGAGCGCGAATGGCAGATCGAAAAAGGCGCCACCTGGGACAAGGGCAAGGGTTTCGACACATTCGGCCCCATCGGCCCCTGGATGGTCACCCGCGATGAGATCCCCGATCCGCAAAAGCTGGGTCTGTGGCTAGAGGTGGACGGCCACCGTTATCAGGACGGCACCACCGAAACGATGGTCTTTGGCGTGGCCGAACTGGTCGCCTATTGCTCGCGCTTCATGCGCCTGATGCCGGGCGATGTGATCACCACCGGAACCCCGCCGGGCGTGGGTCTGGGACAAAAGCCGCAGGTCTTCCTGCGTCCCGGCCAGACGGTGCGCCTTGGCATCGACGGTCTGGGCGAGCAGACGCAGCGCACCACGGGCGGCTAG
- a CDS encoding SDR family oxidoreductase → MRLKDKAILITAAGQGMGRASALACAAEGANVWATDRDGALLDGLADHGIRTQALDVTDHDAIAALASELPPLDGLFNCAGIVVNGSLETCTVEDWDLSFAVNINAMFHMTRAVMPGLLERAGETGTAAILNMASVAGSVRGLPNRCAYGASKAAVIGLTKSIAADYVGSGLRANCLCPGTVDTPSLRGRIASAADPVQAEKDFIARQPMGRIATVDDMTPVVIYLLSDESRFVSGQAVSVDGGMTI, encoded by the coding sequence ATGCGGTTGAAGGACAAGGCTATCCTGATCACGGCAGCAGGGCAGGGGATGGGACGCGCCTCGGCGCTGGCCTGCGCGGCAGAGGGGGCCAATGTCTGGGCCACCGACCGCGACGGCGCGCTGCTGGACGGGCTGGCGGACCATGGCATCCGCACACAGGCACTGGACGTGACCGACCACGACGCGATTGCCGCGCTGGCATCTGAACTGCCGCCGCTGGACGGCTTGTTCAACTGTGCCGGCATTGTCGTCAACGGCTCGCTGGAAACCTGCACGGTCGAGGATTGGGACCTGAGTTTCGCGGTCAATATCAACGCCATGTTCCATATGACCCGCGCCGTCATGCCGGGCCTGCTGGAACGCGCCGGCGAAACCGGCACCGCCGCTATCCTGAACATGGCCTCGGTCGCCGGTTCGGTTCGCGGCCTGCCCAATCGCTGCGCCTATGGCGCCAGCAAGGCGGCGGTGATCGGTCTGACCAAATCCATCGCCGCCGACTACGTCGGGTCCGGGCTGCGGGCGAACTGTTTGTGCCCCGGCACGGTCGACACGCCCAGCCTGCGGGGCCGCATCGCCAGTGCCGCTGACCCTGTCCAGGCAGAGAAAGACTTTATAGCCCGGCAGCCTATGGGCCGCATTGCAACCGTCGACGATATGACGCCTGTTGTGATCTATCTGCTGTCGGATGAAAGCCGCTTTGTTTCAGGCCAGGCGGTCAGCGTCGATGGCGGCATGACGATCTGA
- a CDS encoding FGGY-family carbohydrate kinase, translating into MLFGAVDVGSARARAAIFGSDGRLLARSSHGFSTIHGPDGQASYAFAEIWDAVASAMTEARGMAGAARDDLVGLSFDATCSLYVDAPGFAPDVIAWHDHRATAEAAELSAIDHPLARLAGGQVSPEMQTPKLMWLARHRPDAWAGLRAARDLSDQLAFVATGKPARSLCAMAAKWPYIAEAGGWQTDLLRQLGIGAMPREGAVLAPGTVIGPLTAQAADQLGLSPDCRVAAGLIDAFAGALGATDDMPVLIAGTSNCVMARDVPPRPAVWGPYLGAIVPGQVVSEAGQSATGALLDRIRQQYPQPQSHGDILSRLRPDQHEIGAGIHVLPDIKGNRTPFADPLMRGVIHGASLDRSPAALDALYWRAAIGIAMGTRQVIEHMGLGDTRRLAMAGGQARAPLLRQLYADVTGAEIHWQPEDAVLRGSAIVAAAPFLDGVEAARRRFALPAQIVPPNPATRDRLARDWRIFQRMQQNRAEIDALSRDGGE; encoded by the coding sequence TTGCTGTTCGGTGCCGTTGATGTGGGCAGCGCCCGTGCGCGGGCGGCGATCTTTGGGTCCGACGGCAGACTTTTGGCGCGATCCAGCCACGGGTTTTCAACCATTCACGGCCCTGATGGACAGGCCAGCTATGCCTTTGCCGAAATCTGGGACGCCGTCGCCTCGGCGATGACCGAGGCGCGTGGCATGGCGGGGGCTGCGCGCGATGATCTGGTGGGCCTCAGCTTTGATGCCACCTGTTCGCTTTATGTCGATGCGCCGGGTTTCGCCCCTGATGTGATTGCCTGGCACGATCACCGGGCAACGGCCGAGGCCGCGGAACTCAGCGCCATCGATCACCCGCTTGCCCGATTGGCCGGCGGGCAGGTTTCGCCCGAAATGCAGACGCCGAAACTGATGTGGCTGGCGCGGCACCGGCCAGATGCCTGGGCGGGTCTGCGCGCGGCGCGCGATCTCAGTGATCAGCTTGCCTTCGTGGCGACCGGCAAGCCTGCGCGCTCGCTTTGCGCGATGGCTGCGAAATGGCCCTATATCGCCGAGGCGGGCGGCTGGCAGACCGATTTGCTGCGTCAGCTTGGCATCGGGGCGATGCCGCGCGAAGGGGCGGTTCTGGCGCCGGGCACCGTGATCGGGCCGCTGACCGCGCAGGCGGCGGATCAGTTGGGGCTGTCACCAGATTGCCGCGTGGCAGCCGGGCTGATCGACGCCTTTGCGGGCGCGCTTGGTGCGACCGATGACATGCCGGTCTTGATCGCCGGAACCTCGAACTGCGTGATGGCCCGGGATGTGCCGCCACGGCCCGCCGTCTGGGGGCCGTATCTGGGTGCGATCGTGCCGGGGCAGGTGGTCAGCGAGGCCGGACAATCGGCCACCGGCGCCTTGCTGGACCGCATCCGGCAGCAATACCCGCAGCCGCAAAGCCATGGCGATATTCTGTCACGCCTGCGCCCGGATCAGCACGAAATCGGCGCCGGCATTCACGTTCTGCCGGATATCAAGGGCAACCGGACGCCCTTTGCCGACCCGTTGATGCGCGGTGTGATCCACGGCGCCTCGCTGGATCGCAGCCCTGCGGCGCTGGATGCGCTTTATTGGCGCGCGGCGATAGGCATTGCCATGGGCACGCGGCAGGTGATCGAACATATGGGGCTGGGCGATACCAGGCGTCTGGCCATGGCGGGGGGGCAGGCGCGCGCGCCGCTGCTGCGTCAGCTTTACGCCGATGTGACCGGGGCAGAGATCCACTGGCAGCCCGAAGACGCGGTTCTGCGCGGCTCGGCCATCGTGGCGGCGGCGCCGTTTCTGGACGGGGTCGAGGCGGCGCGGCGGCGTTTTGCGCTGCCCGCGCAGATCGTGCCGCCCAACCCCGCCACGCGGGATCGGCTGGCGCGCGATTGGCGCATCTTTCAGCGGATGCAGCAAAATCGCGCCGAAATAGATGCGCTGTCACGGGACGGGGGCGAATAG
- a CDS encoding HAD-IA family hydrolase yields MGRALIFDCDGVLIDSEVLSMSELLRVIQDRKVPINETQAYDLFLGTSATHEIACLRDRFGVDITADLPIYQQRLARRFSTDLQPINGIAKALANLPGPRAVASSSNPERLRLSLGLTGLWDSFAPHVYSATMVANGKPAPDLFLLAARQLGVAPGDCIVIEDSPAGIRAARAAGMRVVGFLGGSHAGPARLADKLAALQPDALVEHAENLVDTLTRLG; encoded by the coding sequence GTGGGCCGTGCGCTGATCTTTGATTGCGACGGTGTTCTGATCGACAGCGAGGTTCTGTCGATGTCCGAACTGTTGCGCGTGATCCAGGACCGCAAGGTGCCGATAAACGAGACGCAGGCCTATGACCTGTTCCTCGGCACCTCGGCCACCCATGAGATCGCCTGCCTGCGCGACAGGTTCGGCGTTGATATCACGGCGGATCTGCCGATTTACCAACAGCGCCTGGCCCGGCGGTTCAGCACAGATCTGCAGCCGATCAACGGCATTGCCAAGGCGTTGGCCAACCTGCCCGGCCCGCGCGCTGTTGCCTCGTCCAGCAATCCGGAACGACTGCGCCTGTCCTTGGGTCTGACCGGGCTGTGGGACAGCTTTGCGCCGCATGTCTATTCCGCGACCATGGTGGCCAATGGCAAGCCGGCGCCGGATCTGTTCTTGCTGGCCGCGCGGCAGCTGGGTGTAGCGCCCGGTGATTGCATCGTGATCGAGGACAGCCCCGCCGGTATTCGCGCCGCACGCGCCGCCGGGATGCGCGTCGTGGGCTTTCTGGGTGGCAGTCATGCCGGGCCCGCGCGGCTGGCTGACAAGCTTGCGGCACTGCAACCCGATGCATTGGTTGAACATGCAGAAAATTTGGTCGACACTCTGACCCGGTTGGGGTGA
- a CDS encoding mannitol dehydrogenase family protein, with product MAQKLSDATLSQIGHPVPTYDRTSLTPGILHFGVGNFHRAHQAVYLDRLMNAGGGRDFAIVGAGVMPGDQRMRDTLAGQDNLYTVVEQSADASQARVIGPMIDYIAPGNSAQVIAQLSEPSIRIASLTITEGGYFIDANTGHFDPAHPAIAADGQNPDAAGTVFGLLVAGLRARRAAGTQPFTVMCCDNIPHNGVITREAVVETARLSDPELAEWIAENVAFPNGMVDRITPATSDRERAMVLDDFGIADDAPVFCEDFIQWVLEDNFPAGRPALEDVGVEFVADVTPWEMMKIRILNGGHAVIAYPAGLMDIHFVHEAMQNDLVAAFLEKVETEEIIPAVAPVPGTDLNTYFAKVKERCANPKIADTVRRLCLDGSNRQPKFIVPTIADRLARDLPVEGLALESALWCRYCAGQSDSGAVIEPNDPNWDRLTETAKRAKDDPSAWLNMADIYGATGRDPRFASAFADWLAALWRNGTAATLRRYLGG from the coding sequence ATGGCACAGAAACTCTCTGACGCGACGCTGAGCCAGATCGGCCATCCCGTGCCGACCTATGATCGGACGTCGCTGACGCCGGGTATCCTGCATTTCGGGGTCGGCAATTTTCACCGCGCCCATCAGGCCGTCTATCTGGACCGGCTGATGAATGCAGGCGGCGGTCGCGATTTCGCCATCGTCGGCGCAGGTGTCATGCCGGGCGACCAGCGGATGCGCGACACGCTGGCCGGGCAGGACAACCTGTATACGGTGGTCGAGCAGTCGGCGGATGCATCGCAGGCGCGGGTAATCGGCCCGATGATCGATTACATCGCACCGGGCAACAGCGCGCAGGTGATCGCGCAATTGTCCGAGCCGTCGATCCGGATCGCCAGCCTGACCATTACCGAGGGCGGCTATTTCATCGACGCGAATACCGGCCATTTTGATCCGGCCCATCCGGCAATCGCCGCAGACGGTCAGAACCCCGACGCGGCGGGCACCGTGTTTGGCCTGCTGGTCGCCGGTCTGCGCGCGCGCCGCGCCGCGGGCACGCAGCCTTTTACCGTCATGTGCTGCGACAATATCCCCCATAACGGTGTGATCACCCGCGAGGCGGTGGTGGAAACCGCGCGCCTGTCCGACCCGGAACTGGCCGAATGGATCGCGGAAAATGTGGCCTTTCCAAATGGCATGGTTGACCGCATCACCCCCGCCACCAGCGACCGTGAAAGGGCCATGGTGCTGGATGATTTCGGCATCGCCGATGACGCGCCGGTCTTTTGCGAGGATTTCATCCAGTGGGTGCTCGAGGATAACTTTCCCGCCGGTCGCCCTGCGCTCGAGGATGTCGGTGTCGAGTTCGTCGCGGATGTGACCCCGTGGGAGATGATGAAGATCCGCATCCTCAACGGCGGCCACGCGGTCATCGCCTATCCCGCCGGACTGATGGACATCCATTTCGTGCATGAGGCGATGCAGAACGATCTGGTCGCCGCCTTTCTGGAAAAGGTCGAGACCGAAGAAATCATCCCCGCTGTCGCACCTGTGCCGGGCACCGACCTGAACACCTACTTTGCCAAGGTCAAGGAACGCTGCGCCAATCCCAAGATCGCCGATACCGTACGGCGGCTGTGCCTTGACGGGTCGAACCGTCAGCCGAAATTCATCGTGCCGACCATCGCGGACCGGCTGGCGCGTGATCTGCCGGTCGAAGGTCTGGCGCTGGAATCGGCGCTGTGGTGCCGTTATTGCGCCGGGCAAAGCGACTCGGGCGCGGTGATCGAACCGAACGATCCGAATTGGGACCGGTTGACCGAAACCGCGAAACGGGCGAAGGACGATCCGTCCGCATGGCTGAACATGGCCGATATCTATGGCGCGACCGGGCGCGACCCGCGTTTTGCCAGCGCTTTTGCAGATTGGCTGGCAGCCTTGTGGCGCAATGGAACGGCGGCCACCTTGCGCCGCTATCTTGGGGGGTGA
- a CDS encoding L-iditol 2-dehydrogenase encodes MILEGKSALITGAARGIGQAFAAAFAREGATVAIGDINIDAAKAAAAQIGKAAYAVQLDVTKQDSIDAAMAAVLHRAGKLDILVNNAALFDAAETVDITRADYDRLYAVNVAGTLFTMQAAARQMIAQGRGGKIINMASQAGRRGEPLVLVYCSTKAAVISMTQSAGLSLIQHGINVNAIAPGVVDGEHWQHVDEMFARLEGKAPGQKKAEVEAGVPAGRFATPDDLTGMAVFLASDQANYIVSQCYNVDGGQWMS; translated from the coding sequence ATGATCCTTGAGGGCAAATCCGCGCTGATCACCGGTGCCGCACGCGGCATCGGGCAGGCCTTTGCTGCGGCATTTGCCCGTGAGGGCGCGACGGTCGCCATCGGGGATATCAATATTGACGCGGCCAAAGCTGCGGCAGCCCAGATCGGCAAGGCCGCCTATGCGGTGCAGTTGGATGTCACCAAACAGGACAGCATCGATGCCGCCATGGCGGCGGTGCTCCATCGCGCCGGCAAGCTCGACATTCTGGTCAATAATGCGGCGCTGTTTGACGCGGCTGAAACCGTGGACATCACCCGTGCGGATTATGACCGGCTATATGCCGTGAATGTCGCCGGCACCTTGTTCACCATGCAGGCGGCGGCGCGGCAGATGATCGCGCAGGGCCGTGGCGGCAAGATCATCAACATGGCCTCGCAGGCCGGGCGACGGGGCGAGCCTCTGGTTCTGGTCTATTGCTCGACCAAGGCGGCGGTGATCAGCATGACCCAATCGGCGGGGCTGAGCCTGATCCAGCACGGCATCAACGTCAACGCCATCGCGCCCGGTGTGGTGGATGGTGAACATTGGCAGCATGTCGATGAAATGTTCGCCAGGCTGGAAGGCAAGGCCCCCGGCCAGAAAAAGGCCGAGGTCGAGGCAGGCGTCCCTGCCGGACGCTTTGCAACGCCGGATGACCTGACAGGAATGGCGGTGTTTCTGGCCTCGGATCAGGCCAATTACATCGTCTCGCAATGCTATAACGTCGATGGCGGCCAGTGGATGAGCTAG
- a CDS encoding ABC transporter ATP-binding protein, whose amino-acid sequence MGSITLKNVRKAFGDVEVIPGVDLEIHEGEFVVFVGPSGCGKSTLLRLIAGLEDVSGGQIMIDGKDVTDAGPAKRGLAMVFQSYALYPHMTVGKNIAFPLKMAKMPEAEQKKRVDHAASILNLTDYLERKPGQLSGGQRQRVAIGRAIVREPEAFLFDEPLSNLDAALRVNMRVEISELHNSLKTTMIYVTHDQVEAMTMADKIVVLRAGLVEQVGSPMELYSRPANRFVGGFIGSPNMNFLEGEAAAAHGAHSIGVRPEHWYLSKTEGAYSGVVGVAEHLGSDTFLHIDLDSGEHVIARAEGEFAARHGDKIWLTPQEGRIYKFAADGLAQA is encoded by the coding sequence ATGGGTAGCATTACGCTGAAAAACGTTCGCAAGGCCTTTGGCGATGTCGAGGTGATCCCCGGTGTCGACCTGGAAATCCACGAAGGCGAATTCGTTGTCTTTGTCGGCCCCTCGGGCTGCGGTAAATCCACTCTGCTGCGGCTGATTGCCGGGCTGGAGGATGTATCCGGCGGTCAGATCATGATCGACGGCAAGGATGTCACCGATGCCGGCCCCGCCAAGCGTGGTCTGGCCATGGTGTTCCAGTCCTACGCGCTTTACCCGCATATGACCGTCGGCAAGAACATCGCCTTTCCGCTGAAGATGGCCAAGATGCCCGAGGCGGAACAGAAAAAGCGCGTCGATCACGCCGCCAGCATTCTGAACCTCACCGACTATCTGGAACGCAAGCCGGGGCAGTTGTCGGGCGGTCAGCGTCAGCGGGTCGCCATTGGCCGCGCCATCGTGCGCGAACCCGAGGCCTTTCTGTTCGACGAACCGCTGTCGAACCTCGACGCGGCGCTGCGGGTGAACATGCGGGTCGAGATTTCCGAACTGCATAACAGCCTGAAGACAACCATGATCTATGTGACGCACGATCAGGTCGAAGCCATGACCATGGCCGACAAGATTGTCGTGCTGCGCGCCGGTCTGGTGGAACAGGTCGGATCGCCGATGGAACTGTATTCACGGCCCGCCAACCGCTTTGTCGGCGGCTTTATCGGCAGCCCGAACATGAACTTTCTGGAAGGCGAGGCCGCGGCCGCGCATGGCGCCCACTCGATCGGCGTGCGCCCCGAGCATTGGTACCTGTCCAAGACCGAGGGCGCCTATTCCGGCGTCGTCGGCGTGGCCGAGCATCTGGGTTCTGACACGTTCCTGCATATCGACCTGGACAGCGGCGAACATGTCATTGCCCGCGCCGAGGGTGAATTCGCCGCTCGTCACGGCGACAAGATCTGGCTGACCCCGCAGGAAGGCCGCATCTACAAATTCGCCGCAGACGGGTTGGCGCAAGCATGA
- a CDS encoding carbohydrate ABC transporter permease: MARAVSRNTRIGWTIAAWFVALLIFFPILYAIITSFKTEQEAIAGFDLIPSFTLESYREVQSQFNYFRPFMNSVIIAVGSTILALIVAIPAAWAMAFSPTKHTKDILMWMLSTKMMPAVAVLVPIYLIFLRTGLMDTRTGLVIVLMLMNLPIVVWMLYTYFREIPGEILEAARMDGATLGQEIVHVLTPMAIPGIASTLLLNVILAWNESFWTIQLTTTNAAPLSAFIASFSSPQGLFWAKLSAASVMAIAPILIMGWFSQKQLVRGLTFGAVK, encoded by the coding sequence ATGGCACGCGCAGTTTCCCGCAATACCAGGATCGGCTGGACCATCGCTGCATGGTTCGTCGCCCTGCTGATCTTCTTCCCGATCCTCTATGCGATCATCACCAGCTTCAAGACAGAGCAAGAGGCAATTGCGGGCTTCGACCTGATCCCCAGCTTTACGCTGGAGAGCTATCGCGAGGTGCAATCGCAGTTCAACTACTTCCGGCCGTTCATGAACTCGGTGATCATCGCGGTGGGGTCCACCATCCTTGCGCTGATCGTCGCCATTCCCGCGGCCTGGGCCATGGCGTTCTCGCCCACCAAGCACACCAAGGACATCCTGATGTGGATGCTGTCCACCAAGATGATGCCCGCCGTCGCGGTTCTGGTGCCGATCTACCTGATCTTTCTGCGCACCGGTTTGATGGACACGCGCACCGGTCTGGTCATCGTTCTGATGCTGATGAACCTGCCGATCGTGGTCTGGATGCTGTACACCTATTTCCGCGAAATTCCGGGCGAGATCCTGGAAGCCGCGCGGATGGATGGCGCCACCCTGGGCCAGGAAATCGTGCATGTGCTGACGCCGATGGCGATCCCGGGTATTGCCTCGACGCTGCTGCTGAACGTCATTCTGGCCTGGAACGAAAGCTTCTGGACCATCCAGCTGACAACCACCAATGCCGCGCCGCTATCGGCCTTTATCGCGTCGTTCAGCAGCCCGCAGGGTCTGTTCTGGGCAAAGCTGTCGGCGGCATCGGTCATGGCCATCGCGCCAATCCTGATCATGGGCTGGTTCAGCCAGAAACAACTTGTCCGCGGCCTGACCTTCGGCGCGGTTAAATAA
- a CDS encoding carbohydrate ABC transporter permease: MATRQTQSLARLMRAPAIILLLIWMVVPLGMTLYYSFLNYNLLNPANTNWAGWFNYQYFYTDPAFWESIWNTLVLVLGVLLITVVGGILIAMLIDKPIFGQGIVRILVISPFFVMPPVAALVWKNMIMHPSYGVFADIAKFFGMQPVDWFAQYPLFSIILIVAWQWLPFATLILLTALQSLDGEQMEAAEMDGAPALQRFIYLTLPHMSRAITVVILIQTIFLLGIYAEILVTTNGGPGNASTNLTYLIYRAARLNFDIGGAAAGGIIAVVLANIVAIFLMRAVGKNLD, translated from the coding sequence ATGGCTACCCGTCAGACACAAAGCCTTGCCCGCCTGATGCGCGCGCCCGCAATCATCCTGCTTCTCATCTGGATGGTCGTGCCGCTGGGTATGACGCTTTATTATTCATTCCTGAACTACAACCTGTTGAACCCCGCCAACACCAATTGGGCCGGTTGGTTCAACTATCAGTATTTCTACACCGATCCGGCCTTTTGGGAATCGATCTGGAACACGCTGGTTCTGGTCCTCGGCGTGCTCTTGATCACCGTCGTCGGCGGTATTCTGATCGCCATGCTGATCGACAAGCCCATTTTCGGGCAGGGGATCGTGCGCATTCTGGTGATCAGCCCGTTCTTCGTCATGCCGCCCGTTGCGGCGCTGGTCTGGAAGAACATGATCATGCATCCCAGCTACGGGGTGTTCGCAGATATCGCCAAGTTCTTCGGCATGCAGCCGGTGGACTGGTTCGCGCAATATCCGCTGTTCTCGATTATCCTGATCGTTGCCTGGCAATGGCTGCCATTTGCAACGCTGATCCTGCTGACCGCCCTGCAATCGCTGGATGGAGAGCAGATGGAGGCCGCCGAAATGGATGGCGCGCCCGCGTTGCAACGGTTCATCTACCTGACGCTGCCGCATATGTCGCGCGCGATCACTGTGGTCATCCTGATCCAGACGATCTTCCTGCTGGGCATCTATGCGGAAATTCTTGTGACCACGAATGGCGGGCCGGGCAATGCCTCGACCAACCTGACCTACCTGATCTATCGCGCCGCACGTCTGAACTTTGACATCGGCGGGGCAGCGGCAGGCGGGATCATCGCGGTCGTTCTGGCCAATATCGTCGCCATCTTCCTGATGCGCGCCGTCGGCAAAAACCTGGACTGA
- a CDS encoding ABC transporter substrate-binding protein: MSFAKRALMGASALTAIGFAAQAETLTIATVNNGDMIVMQSMTQSFTDANPDIELEWVQLEENILRERVTTDIATQGGQYDVLTIGTYEVPIWAAQDWLVPLSDLPDDYDTDDLLPAVRGALSVDDTLYAVPFYAESAMVMYRTDLAEAAGVTIPDSPTWTDIKTAAEAMTDKDAEVYGICLRGKPGWGENMAFLTAMSNSYGGRWFDMDWNPQFDSEEWKAALTDYLDLMTNYGPPGASSNGFNENLSLFQQGKCGMWIDATVAASFVTNPDDSTVADSVGFAQFPNKDGVDNHGNWLWAWSLAIPTSSDAPDAAKKFVAWATSKAYTNEVAEAKGWRSVPPGTRTSLYENPEYQEAAPFAAMTLTAIDGADTQKSSVQDIPYTGGQFVAIPEFQGIGTAVGQQFSAALAGQMSADDALAGAQANVTREMTRSGYIK; encoded by the coding sequence ATGAGCTTTGCCAAGCGCGCCCTGATGGGGGCGAGCGCCCTTACGGCCATCGGCTTCGCGGCCCAGGCCGAGACGCTAACCATCGCAACCGTCAACAATGGTGACATGATCGTCATGCAGAGCATGACCCAGTCATTCACCGATGCGAACCCGGACATCGAACTGGAATGGGTCCAGCTGGAAGAGAACATCCTGCGCGAGCGCGTGACCACCGACATCGCCACGCAGGGCGGTCAGTACGACGTGCTCACCATCGGGACCTACGAAGTGCCGATCTGGGCCGCTCAGGACTGGCTGGTGCCGCTGAGTGACCTGCCGGACGATTATGACACCGACGATCTGCTGCCCGCCGTGCGCGGCGCACTGTCGGTTGACGACACGCTCTATGCCGTGCCGTTCTATGCTGAATCGGCGATGGTAATGTATCGCACCGACCTGGCCGAGGCCGCCGGCGTGACCATTCCGGACAGCCCGACCTGGACCGATATCAAGACCGCAGCCGAGGCGATGACCGACAAGGACGCGGAAGTCTATGGCATCTGCCTGCGCGGCAAGCCGGGCTGGGGCGAGAACATGGCCTTCCTGACGGCGATGTCCAACAGCTATGGCGGCCGCTGGTTCGATATGGACTGGAACCCGCAGTTCGACAGCGAAGAGTGGAAAGCCGCGCTGACCGATTATCTTGACCTGATGACGAATTACGGACCTCCGGGTGCGTCGTCGAACGGGTTCAACGAAAACCTGTCGCTGTTCCAGCAGGGCAAATGCGGCATGTGGATCGACGCAACCGTTGCCGCCAGCTTTGTGACCAACCCCGACGATTCGACCGTTGCTGACAGCGTTGGCTTTGCGCAGTTCCCCAACAAGGACGGCGTCGACAACCACGGCAACTGGCTGTGGGCCTGGTCGCTGGCCATCCCGACATCTTCGGATGCGCCGGATGCTGCGAAAAAGTTCGTCGCCTGGGCAACCAGCAAGGCCTACACCAACGAGGTGGCCGAGGCCAAAGGCTGGCGTTCGGTTCCTCCGGGCACGCGGACCTCGCTCTATGAGAATCCGGAATATCAGGAAGCGGCGCCCTTTGCGGCAATGACCCTGACCGCCATCGACGGCGCGGATACGCAGAAATCGTCTGTTCAGGATATTCCCTATACCGGCGGGCAATTCGTCGCGATCCCAGAATTCCAGGGCATCGGCACCGCCGTTGGTCAGCAATTCTCGGCAGCTCTTGCCGGGCAAATGTCGGCTGACGACGCGCTTGCCGGTGCGCAGGCGAACGTGACCCGCGAGATGACCCGCTCGGGCTACATCAAGTAG